In a single window of the Rattus norvegicus strain BN/NHsdMcwi chromosome 6, GRCr8, whole genome shotgun sequence genome:
- the Bbof1 gene encoding basal body-orientation factor 1 isoform X1, with the protein MARRLRAPTALPEVLSSVPQQPHGGSQPSVMGSDALFWGKEVKVEDNAIERAKANASLWEARLEVTELSRIEYRDTSRRLAKNNEDLKKQQYKLEKDTMSVLSYLKKQDQEKDNMIEKLKQQLAETKEKAKEEKEKLEQKYSMQVSELEGQFHQKAKEIGMIQTELKTIKQFQKRKIQVEKELEDLKENLRNSEKNYQETLRRLESRFFEEKHRLEQEAEKRIMILAERAHHEAVVQLNTAGRNVFKENVYLHKALAYHLKAAEAQQKNSKKMEESHSCLIHQKEINDLLVKEKIMQLMQQRSQIQALQKKVVSLENALTYMTAEFEAEVSKLQQKALIENQAGLVEIDKLQQLLQMKDKEMNRIKKLARNILDERTEVEQFFLDALYEVKQQILISRKHYKQIAQAAFNLKMRMACAGRTEYPRIRTFDGREQSTNSVNQDLTEAEKWPTTQENVDIRDLTWEQKEKVLRLLFAKMNGFAARKYSQSSKPPVPDHITYDSGEMKESREEPGLPDQTFITQQVPVSDSNKMVSPGVIPQELQDSDIEPRK; encoded by the exons atggctcggcggttaagagcaccgactgctcttccagaggtcctgagttcagttccccagcaaccacatggtggctcacaaccatctgtaatgggatccgatgccctcttctgggg GAAAGAAGTAAAAGTAGAGGACAATGCAATCGAACGAGCCAAAGCCAATGCCTCTCTCTGGGAGGCCAGACTGGAAGTCACAGAACTCTCTAGGATTGAGTATCGCGATACTTCCCGAAGACTGGCAAAAAATAATGAAGACTTAAAGAAACAGCAGTATAAACTGGAAAAAGACACCATGTCTGTATTAAGCTACTTGAAGAAGCAGGATCAGGAGAAAGATAATATG ATAGAAAAACTGAAGCAGCAGTTGGCTGAGacaaaggaaaaagccaaggaagagaaggaaaaattg GAACAAAAGTATTCTATGCAAGTCAGTGAATTGGAGGGACAGTTTCATCAAAAAGCCAAGGAAATTGGCATGATTCAGACAGAGCTAAAGACAATAAAACAATTCCAGAAGAGGAAAATACAAGTggaaaaagaattagaagat ctgaaaGAAAATCTAAGGAACTCAGAGAAGAACTATCAGGAGACCCTTAGAAGACTAGAAAGCAGATTTTTTGAAGAAAAG CACCGGCTGGAACAAGAGGCTGAGAAGAGGATCATGATACTGGCCGAGAGAGCCCACCATGAAGCTGTGGT gcagCTGAACACTGCGGGAAGAAACGTCTTTAAAGAGAATGTTTATCTTCACAAGGCGCTCGCATACCACTTGAAGGCAGCTGAGGCTCAACAGAAGAACTCCAAGAAGATGGAAGAGAGTCACTCCTGCCTTATACACCAAAAG GAAATCAATGATCTGTTGGTTAAGGAAAAGATTATGCAACTCATGCAGCAAAGATCACAGATCCAAGCTCTTCAGAAGAAGGTGGTGAGCTTGGAGAATGCTCTGACCTACATGACCGCAGAGTTTGAGGCTGAAGTTTCAAAGCTGCAGCAAAAGGCACTCATAGAGAACCAAGCAGGTTTGGTAGAGATCGACAAGCTGCAGCAGCTTCTTCAGATGAAGGACAAGGAGATGAACCGCATAAAGAAGCTGGCCAGGAACATACTGGATGAGAGGACAGAAGTGGAACAGTTCTTTCTAGACGCTCTCTACGAAGTGAAGCAACAGATTCTGATCAGCAGGAAGCATTATAAGCAAATAGCACAAGCTGctttcaatttaaaaatgagaatgGCGTGTGCAGGAAGGACAGAATACCCCCGAATCAGGACCTTTGACGGCAGAGAACAAAGCACCAATAGTGTGAATCAGGACCTCACGGAGGCTGAAAAATG GCCAACTACTCAAGAAAATGTGGATATTAGAGATTTGACCtgggaacaaaaggaaaaagtctTAAGATTGCTCTTTGCAAAAATGAATGGCTTTGCTGCCAG GAAATACAGTCAGAGTTCTAAGCCTCCTGTTCCAGACCATATTACTTATGACAgtggagaaatgaaagaaagtag GGAGGAACCTGGCCTTCCAGATCAAACCTTCATCACCCAGCAAGTGCCAGTATCAGACTCCAATAAAATGGTGTCACCTGGTGTTATTCctcaagaattacaggactctGACATA GAGCCTAGGAAATGA
- the Aldh6a1 gene encoding methylmalonate-semialdehyde/malonate-semialdehyde dehydrogenase [acylating], mitochondrial precursor — protein MAAAVAAAAAVRSRILQVSSKVNSTWCPASSFSSSSVPTVKLFIDGKFVESKSDKWIDIHNPATNEVVGRVPQSTKAEMEAAVAACKRAFPAWADTSILSRQQVLLRYQQLIKENLKEIARLITLEQGKTLADAEGDVFRGLQVVEHACSVTSLMLGETMPSITKDMDLYSYRLPLGVCAGIAPFNFPAMIPLWMFPMAMVCGNTFLMKPSERVPGATMLLAKLLQDSGAPDGTLNIIHGQHEAVNFICDHPDIKAISFVGSNQAGEYIFERGSRNGKRVQANMGAKNHGVVMPDANKENTLNQLVGAAFGAAGQRCMALSTAVLVGEAKKWLPELVERAKNLRVNAGDQPGADLGPLITPQAKERVCNLIDSGAKEGASILLDGRKIKVKGYENGNFVGPTIISNVKPSMTCYKEEIFGPVLVVLETETLDEAIKIVNDNPYGNGTAIFTTNGAIARKYAHMVDVGQVGVNVPIPVPLPMFSFTGSRSSFRGDTNFYGKQGIQFYTQLKTITSQWKEEDATLSSPAVVMPTMGR, from the exons ATGGCGGCGGCagtggcggcagcagcagcagtgcgGTCCCGGATCCTGCAG GTTTCTTCTAAAGTAAACTCCACATGGTGTCcagcatcttccttctcttcatcatCAGTG CCAACTGTAAAGCTCTTCATTGATGGGAAATTCGTTGAATCCAAAAGTGACAAATGGATTGACATCCACAACCCA GCCACCAATGAGGTTGTTGGTCGGGTTCCTCAGTCCACCAAAGCTGAAATGGAGGCAGCCGTAGCCGCCTGCAAACGTGCTTTCCCTGCGTGGGCAGACACATCTATTTTAAGCCGGCAGCAGGTCCTGCTTCGTTATCAGCAACTCATTAAAGAAAACCTG AAAGAAATCGCCAGGTTAATCACATTGGAACAAGGGAAGACTCTGGCTGATGCTGAAGGAGATGTGTTCCGAGGCCTTC AGGTGGTTGAGCATGCCTGCAGTGTGACGTCCCTCATGCTGGGAGAGACCATGCCATCTATCACCAAAGACATGGACCTTTATTCCTACCGCCTGCCTCTGGGGGTGTGTGCAGGCATCGCACCATTTAATTTTCCTGCCATGATCCCCCTTTGGATGTTTCCCATGGCTATGGTTTGTGGAAATACTTTCCTAATGAAACCATCAGAGCGAGTACCTGGAGCAACCATGCTTCTTGCTAAGTTGCTTCAGGATTCTGGTGCCCCGGACGGAACACTGAACATCATCCATGGACAACATGAAG cTGTAAATTTTATTTGCGATCATCCAGACATCAAGGCAATCAGCTTTGTGGGATCCAACCAGGCGGGAGAGTACATCTTCGAAAGAGGGTCAAGAAATGGCAAGAGGGTTCAAGCCAATATG GGAGCCAAGAACCATGGGGTAGTCATGCCAGATGCCAATAAGGAAAATACCCTCAACCAGCTGGTTGGGGCAGCATTTGGAGCTGCTGGGCAGCGCTGCATGGCTCTTTCAACAGCCGTCCTTGTGGGAGAAGCTAAGAAGTGGCTGCCAGAACTGGTAGAGCGTGCCAAGAATCTCCGCGTCAATGCAG GAGATCAGCCTGGAGCTGATCTTGGTCCCCTGATCACCCCCCAGGCCAAAGAGAGAGTCTGCAATCTGATTGATAGTGGAGCAAAAGAGGGGGCTTCCATCCTTCTGGATGGGCGGAAAATTAAAGTTAAGGGCTACGAAAACGGTAACTTTGTTGGACCAACCATCATCTCCAATGTTAAG CCAAGTATGACTTGTTACAAAGAGGAGATTTTTGGTCCAGTTCTTGTGGTCTTAGAGACAGAAACCCTGGATGAAGCCATCAAGATTGTTAATGACAACCCATATGGAAACGGGACTGCTATCTTTACCACCAACGGAGCCATAGCTCGGAAATACGCTCACATGGTGGATGTGGGACAG GTGGGCGTGAATGTCCCCATTCCAGTGCCTTTGCCAATGTTTTCCTTCACTGGCTCTCGATCTTCCTTCAGGGGAGACACCAATTTCTATGGCAAACAG GGCATCCAGTTTTACACTCAGTTAAAGACTATCACATCTCAGTGGAAGGAAGAAGATGCTACTCTTTCCTCACCTGCAGTGGTCATGCCTACCATGGGGCGTTAG
- the Rnf113a2 gene encoding zinc finger protein 183 (RING finger, C3HC4 type), which yields MAEQVSQGKSADQVCTFLFKKPGRKGGAGRRKRPACDPDSGESGSSSDEGCTVVRPEKKRAAHNPMIQKTSGSGKQKGAYCDLSSEEEEKAGNESLGVVYKSTRSAKPVGPEDMGATAVYELDTEKERDAQAIFERSQKIQEELRGKEDDKIYRGINNYQKFMKPKDTSMGNASSGMVRKGPIRAPEHLRATVRWDYQPDICKDYKETGFCGFGDSCKFLHDRSDYKHGWQIERELDEGRYGVYEDENYEVESDDEEIPFKCFICRQTFQNPVVTKCKHYFCETCALQHFRTTPRCYVCEQQTHGVFNPAKELIAKLEKYRKAEGGTSNTSEDPDGI from the coding sequence ATGGCAGAACAAGTTTCTCAGGGAAAGTCGGCGGACCAGGTGTGCACCTTCCTCTTCAAAAAACCCGGGCGGAAAGGGGGTGCTGGCCGCCGGAAGCGGCCGGCGTGCGACCCGGACTCTGGGGAGAGCGGAAGCAGTAGCGACGAAGGCTGCACGGTTGTACGACCGGAGAAGAAGCGGGCGGCCCACAATCCAATGATCCAGAAGACGAGTGGCAGCGGTAAACAGAAGGGGGCTTACTGTGATCTGAGCAGCGAAGAGGAGGAAAAGGCGGGGAATGAGAGTCTGGGCGTCGTCTACAAGTCCACGCGCTCGGCGAAACCGGTGGGACCCGAGGATATGGGGGCCACAGCAGTCTACGAGCTGGACACAGAGAAGGAGCGAGACGCACAGGCCATTTTCGAGCGCAGTCAGAAaatccaggaggagctgagaggcaAGGAGGATGACAAGATCTATCGTGGAATTAATAATTACCAGAAATTCATGAAGCCCAAAGATACGTCCATGGGCAATGCCTCCTCTGGCATGGTGAGAAAGGGCCCCATCCGAGCCCCTGAACATCTACGTGCCACCGTGCGCTGGGATTACCAGCCAGACATCTGTAAGGACTACAAGGAAACTGGCTTCTGTGGTTTTGGAGACAGCTGCAAATTCCTCCATGACCGTTCAGATTACAAGCACGGATGGCAGATAGAACGGGAGCTCGATGAGGGCCGTTATGGTGTGTATGAAGATGAAAACTATGAAGTAGAAAGCGATGATGAGGAAATACCATTCAAATGTTTCATCTGTCGCCAAACCTTCCAGAATCCGGTTGTTACTAAGTGTAAACATTATTTCTGCGAGACCTGTGCATTGCAGCATTTCCGAACCACTCCACGGTGCTATGTTTGTGAGCAACAGACCCATGGGGTTTTCAATCCTGCCAAAGAACTGATTGCTAAACTGGAGAAATACCGAAAAGCGGAAGGTGGTACTTCTAACACTTCAGAAGACCCCGATGGAATCTAA
- the Bbof1 gene encoding basal body-orientation factor 1 isoform X2, which produces MQVSELEGQFHQKAKEIGMIQTELKTIKQFQKRKIQVEKELEDLKENLRNSEKNYQETLRRLESRFFEEKHRLEQEAEKRIMILAERAHHEAVVQLNTAGRNVFKENVYLHKALAYHLKAAEAQQKNSKKMEESHSCLIHQKEINDLLVKEKIMQLMQQRSQIQALQKKVVSLENALTYMTAEFEAEVSKLQQKALIENQAGLVEIDKLQQLLQMKDKEMNRIKKLARNILDERTEVEQFFLDALYEVKQQILISRKHYKQIAQAAFNLKMRMACAGRTEYPRIRTFDGREQSTNSVNQDLTEAEKWPTTQENVDIRDLTWEQKEKVLRLLFAKMNGFAARKYSQSSKPPVPDHITYDSGEMKESREEPGLPDQTFITQQVPVSDSNKMVSPGVIPQELQDSDIEPRK; this is translated from the exons ATGCAAGTCAGTGAATTGGAGGGACAGTTTCATCAAAAAGCCAAGGAAATTGGCATGATTCAGACAGAGCTAAAGACAATAAAACAATTCCAGAAGAGGAAAATACAAGTggaaaaagaattagaagat ctgaaaGAAAATCTAAGGAACTCAGAGAAGAACTATCAGGAGACCCTTAGAAGACTAGAAAGCAGATTTTTTGAAGAAAAG CACCGGCTGGAACAAGAGGCTGAGAAGAGGATCATGATACTGGCCGAGAGAGCCCACCATGAAGCTGTGGT gcagCTGAACACTGCGGGAAGAAACGTCTTTAAAGAGAATGTTTATCTTCACAAGGCGCTCGCATACCACTTGAAGGCAGCTGAGGCTCAACAGAAGAACTCCAAGAAGATGGAAGAGAGTCACTCCTGCCTTATACACCAAAAG GAAATCAATGATCTGTTGGTTAAGGAAAAGATTATGCAACTCATGCAGCAAAGATCACAGATCCAAGCTCTTCAGAAGAAGGTGGTGAGCTTGGAGAATGCTCTGACCTACATGACCGCAGAGTTTGAGGCTGAAGTTTCAAAGCTGCAGCAAAAGGCACTCATAGAGAACCAAGCAGGTTTGGTAGAGATCGACAAGCTGCAGCAGCTTCTTCAGATGAAGGACAAGGAGATGAACCGCATAAAGAAGCTGGCCAGGAACATACTGGATGAGAGGACAGAAGTGGAACAGTTCTTTCTAGACGCTCTCTACGAAGTGAAGCAACAGATTCTGATCAGCAGGAAGCATTATAAGCAAATAGCACAAGCTGctttcaatttaaaaatgagaatgGCGTGTGCAGGAAGGACAGAATACCCCCGAATCAGGACCTTTGACGGCAGAGAACAAAGCACCAATAGTGTGAATCAGGACCTCACGGAGGCTGAAAAATG GCCAACTACTCAAGAAAATGTGGATATTAGAGATTTGACCtgggaacaaaaggaaaaagtctTAAGATTGCTCTTTGCAAAAATGAATGGCTTTGCTGCCAG GAAATACAGTCAGAGTTCTAAGCCTCCTGTTCCAGACCATATTACTTATGACAgtggagaaatgaaagaaagtag GGAGGAACCTGGCCTTCCAGATCAAACCTTCATCACCCAGCAAGTGCCAGTATCAGACTCCAATAAAATGGTGTCACCTGGTGTTATTCctcaagaattacaggactctGACATA GAGCCTAGGAAATGA
- the Bbof1 gene encoding basal body-orientation factor 1 → MPAKDKRKVKNKEQDQKKEVKVEDNAIERAKANASLWEARLEVTELSRIEYRDTSRRLAKNNEDLKKQQYKLEKDTMSVLSYLKKQDQEKDNMIEKLKQQLAETKEKAKEEKEKLEQKYSMQVSELEGQFHQKAKEIGMIQTELKTIKQFQKRKIQVEKELEDLKENLRNSEKNYQETLRRLESRFFEEKHRLEQEAEKRIMILAERAHHEAVVQLNTAGRNVFKENVYLHKALAYHLKAAEAQQKNSKKMEESHSCLIHQKEINDLLVKEKIMQLMQQRSQIQALQKKVVSLENALTYMTAEFEAEVSKLQQKALIENQAGLVEIDKLQQLLQMKDKEMNRIKKLARNILDERTEVEQFFLDALYEVKQQILISRKHYKQIAQAAFNLKMRMACAGRTEYPRIRTFDGREQSTNSVNQDLTEAEKWPTTQENVDIRDLTWEQKEKVLRLLFAKMNGFAARKYSQSSKPPVPDHITYDSGEMKESREEPGLPDQTFITQQVPVSDSNKMVSPGVIPQELQDSDIEPRK, encoded by the exons ATGCCGGCAAAGGACAAGAGGAAAGTCAAAAACAAAGAGCAAGATCAAAA GAAAGAAGTAAAAGTAGAGGACAATGCAATCGAACGAGCCAAAGCCAATGCCTCTCTCTGGGAGGCCAGACTGGAAGTCACAGAACTCTCTAGGATTGAGTATCGCGATACTTCCCGAAGACTGGCAAAAAATAATGAAGACTTAAAGAAACAGCAGTATAAACTGGAAAAAGACACCATGTCTGTATTAAGCTACTTGAAGAAGCAGGATCAGGAGAAAGATAATATG ATAGAAAAACTGAAGCAGCAGTTGGCTGAGacaaaggaaaaagccaaggaagagaaggaaaaattg GAACAAAAGTATTCTATGCAAGTCAGTGAATTGGAGGGACAGTTTCATCAAAAAGCCAAGGAAATTGGCATGATTCAGACAGAGCTAAAGACAATAAAACAATTCCAGAAGAGGAAAATACAAGTggaaaaagaattagaagat ctgaaaGAAAATCTAAGGAACTCAGAGAAGAACTATCAGGAGACCCTTAGAAGACTAGAAAGCAGATTTTTTGAAGAAAAG CACCGGCTGGAACAAGAGGCTGAGAAGAGGATCATGATACTGGCCGAGAGAGCCCACCATGAAGCTGTGGT gcagCTGAACACTGCGGGAAGAAACGTCTTTAAAGAGAATGTTTATCTTCACAAGGCGCTCGCATACCACTTGAAGGCAGCTGAGGCTCAACAGAAGAACTCCAAGAAGATGGAAGAGAGTCACTCCTGCCTTATACACCAAAAG GAAATCAATGATCTGTTGGTTAAGGAAAAGATTATGCAACTCATGCAGCAAAGATCACAGATCCAAGCTCTTCAGAAGAAGGTGGTGAGCTTGGAGAATGCTCTGACCTACATGACCGCAGAGTTTGAGGCTGAAGTTTCAAAGCTGCAGCAAAAGGCACTCATAGAGAACCAAGCAGGTTTGGTAGAGATCGACAAGCTGCAGCAGCTTCTTCAGATGAAGGACAAGGAGATGAACCGCATAAAGAAGCTGGCCAGGAACATACTGGATGAGAGGACAGAAGTGGAACAGTTCTTTCTAGACGCTCTCTACGAAGTGAAGCAACAGATTCTGATCAGCAGGAAGCATTATAAGCAAATAGCACAAGCTGctttcaatttaaaaatgagaatgGCGTGTGCAGGAAGGACAGAATACCCCCGAATCAGGACCTTTGACGGCAGAGAACAAAGCACCAATAGTGTGAATCAGGACCTCACGGAGGCTGAAAAATG GCCAACTACTCAAGAAAATGTGGATATTAGAGATTTGACCtgggaacaaaaggaaaaagtctTAAGATTGCTCTTTGCAAAAATGAATGGCTTTGCTGCCAG GAAATACAGTCAGAGTTCTAAGCCTCCTGTTCCAGACCATATTACTTATGACAgtggagaaatgaaagaaagtag GGAGGAACCTGGCCTTCCAGATCAAACCTTCATCACCCAGCAAGTGCCAGTATCAGACTCCAATAAAATGGTGTCACCTGGTGTTATTCctcaagaattacaggactctGACATA GAGCCTAGGAAATGA